In Mycobacterium gallinarum, a single window of DNA contains:
- a CDS encoding HhH-GPD-type base excision DNA repair protein — MTSKLCLVQDPAADELLESNPFALLVGMLLDQQYPMEAAFAGPKKIADRIGGVDAREIADYDPDEFAALCSKTPAIHRFPGSMAKRIQALAQLIVDDYGGDASALWTSGDPDGAEVLRRIKALPGFGEQKAKIFLALLGKQYGVTPDGWRKAAGDYGKAGSFLSVADVVDPGSLEKVRNYKKQAKAAAKAAKG; from the coding sequence ATGACTTCGAAGCTCTGCCTGGTTCAAGATCCCGCGGCCGACGAGTTGCTGGAGTCGAATCCATTCGCGTTGCTGGTGGGCATGCTGCTCGATCAGCAGTATCCGATGGAGGCGGCGTTCGCGGGACCGAAGAAGATCGCCGACCGCATCGGTGGCGTGGACGCTCGCGAGATCGCCGATTACGACCCCGACGAGTTCGCCGCGCTGTGTTCGAAAACCCCTGCGATACATCGCTTCCCGGGCTCGATGGCCAAGCGGATTCAGGCGTTGGCGCAACTCATCGTCGACGACTACGGCGGTGACGCGTCCGCGCTGTGGACGTCCGGCGATCCGGACGGGGCCGAGGTGCTTCGTCGCATCAAGGCGCTGCCCGGGTTCGGCGAGCAGAAGGCCAAGATCTTCCTCGCACTGCTCGGCAAGCAATACGGCGTAACGCCCGACGGGTGGCGCAAGGCCGCCGGAGATTACGGCAAGGCCGGCTCGTTCCTGTCGGTGGCCGACGTGGTCGATCCCGGCTCGCTGGAAAAGGTGCGGAACTACAAGAAGCAGGCCAAGGCAGCCGCGAAGGCCGCCAAGGGTTAG
- a CDS encoding ANTAR domain-containing protein — protein MSSANSVDEKVRAAMVQLIRGHAKDTALEQALLSITTSAVELIEGVDFADMLVMYEDEARSVAPTAPLAVELDSIQLRHQKGPCLDAAQDAVVIISSTDMREERRWPEFASAAVAAGVHGILSYRLIPQHQATGALNLFSQKPDSFDDSGKTMGALLATMATVAMMTAVREEQFETALASRDLIGQAKGILMNHYRVDADRAFEMLKHLSQNDNTPVRSIAQQIIDNF, from the coding sequence ATGAGCAGCGCCAACAGTGTTGACGAGAAGGTTCGCGCTGCGATGGTTCAGCTAATCCGTGGTCATGCGAAGGACACCGCCCTGGAGCAGGCCTTGCTCAGCATCACGACTAGTGCCGTGGAGCTGATCGAGGGGGTGGACTTCGCCGACATGTTGGTCATGTACGAGGACGAAGCGCGGTCAGTCGCGCCCACTGCGCCGCTGGCCGTCGAACTCGATTCGATCCAGCTGCGCCACCAGAAAGGCCCCTGCCTGGACGCCGCACAGGACGCGGTGGTGATCATCAGCAGCACCGACATGCGCGAAGAACGCCGGTGGCCGGAATTCGCTTCCGCCGCAGTGGCTGCCGGGGTTCACGGCATCTTGTCGTACCGGCTCATTCCCCAACACCAGGCCACTGGAGCACTGAACCTGTTCAGCCAAAAGCCGGACTCGTTTGACGACTCAGGCAAGACAATGGGCGCGCTTCTGGCGACCATGGCCACGGTCGCAATGATGACCGCCGTTCGCGAGGAGCAGTTCGAGACTGCGCTGGCAAGCCGGGATCTCATCGGACAGGCCAAAGGAATACTCATGAATCACTACCGGGTTGATGCCGACCGCGCCTTCGAAATGCTCAAACATCTGTCCCAGAACGACAACACTCCCGTGCGATCCATCGCTCAGCAGATAATCGATAACTTCTGA
- a CDS encoding sensor histidine kinase: MSGELAIILAAVLLLAAVAAAVITVRTRRVVATPTERAVHAALHTASLAARALRQGLDTESADTAAPFLRGLTGTEGVAIFSADGRLLAQDPAEGTLWTPDVFDACERAAHESIAGGRRVLTHARTSTVVAQPMLAESGDALGVLVVVTARAPAPGLLGAVGEVARYATSQIELAELDASRARLDRAEVLALRAQISPHFIYNALNTIASFVRTDPDRARELILEFADFTRYSFRAAGQYTTLADELRNIDRYLTLERARFGDALKVRLQVAPEVLNVVVPFLALQPLVENAVRHGFAGQGGGEIEIIARDEGSDCVITIEDNGVGMDPDILRAGHGDVLSTEGAPADEKKDSAHVGLTNVDHRLRAAFGNDYGLVVETAIDAGTKVVMRVPKFRAGVRV; this comes from the coding sequence ATGTCCGGCGAGCTCGCAATAATCCTGGCGGCGGTGCTGCTCCTTGCCGCGGTGGCCGCCGCGGTCATCACGGTGCGCACGCGCCGGGTCGTCGCGACCCCCACCGAGCGCGCCGTCCACGCCGCCCTACACACCGCGTCACTGGCCGCCCGGGCCCTGCGCCAGGGCCTGGACACCGAATCCGCCGACACCGCCGCCCCGTTCCTGCGCGGGCTCACCGGCACCGAGGGTGTCGCCATCTTTTCCGCCGACGGCCGACTGCTCGCGCAGGATCCCGCCGAGGGCACACTGTGGACGCCCGATGTGTTCGACGCGTGCGAGCGCGCGGCGCACGAGTCGATCGCCGGTGGACGACGGGTGCTCACCCACGCACGGACGTCGACGGTCGTCGCGCAGCCGATGCTCGCCGAGAGTGGCGACGCACTCGGCGTCCTCGTCGTCGTGACCGCCCGCGCCCCCGCGCCGGGCCTGCTCGGCGCCGTCGGTGAGGTTGCCCGGTACGCGACGAGCCAGATCGAGCTCGCCGAACTCGACGCCTCCCGCGCCCGGCTCGACCGCGCCGAGGTGCTCGCCCTGCGCGCGCAGATCAGCCCGCACTTCATCTACAACGCGCTCAACACGATCGCGTCGTTCGTGCGGACCGACCCCGACCGCGCCCGCGAGCTCATCCTCGAGTTCGCCGATTTCACCCGCTATTCGTTCCGGGCCGCGGGGCAGTACACGACGCTCGCCGACGAGCTGCGCAACATCGACCGCTATCTCACGCTGGAGCGTGCACGATTCGGTGACGCGCTCAAGGTCAGGCTTCAGGTCGCGCCGGAGGTGCTCAACGTCGTTGTACCGTTTCTCGCGCTGCAGCCGCTGGTCGAGAACGCGGTCCGGCACGGCTTCGCCGGGCAGGGCGGTGGCGAGATCGAGATCATCGCCCGCGACGAAGGATCGGACTGTGTCATCACGATCGAGGACAACGGCGTCGGCATGGACCCCGACATATTGCGCGCCGGACACGGCGACGTCCTGAGCACCGAGGGGGCCCCGGCCGACGAGAAGAAGGACTCGGCACACGTCGGGCTGACCAATGTCGATCACCGCCTGCGCGCGGCGTTCGGCAACGACTACGGTCTGGTGGTCGAAACAGCAATCGACGCGGGCACAAAGGTCGTGATGCGAGTCCCCAAATTCCGCGCGGGCGTGCGCGTATGA
- a CDS encoding LytR/AlgR family response regulator transcription factor: MNKPLTVLAVDDEAPALDELAYLLDQHGDIGKVLRAGDATSALRELNRCNVDAIFLDINMPGLSGIELAGVLANFSHRPSIVFVTAHDDKAVAAFDVGALDYLLKPIRQDRLDEAVRRVLTARVTEPTALPDDDVIPAELGGVTHLVPRDTIGWVEAEGDYARLHSVSGSHLVRIPLSTLESRWRDKGFHRVHRSYLVALRLVTGLRNSDGGVLVRLRANGASPAVELPVSRRQARELRDRVVRDPMRNLKPDD; the protein is encoded by the coding sequence ATGAACAAGCCCCTTACGGTGCTCGCGGTCGACGACGAGGCACCTGCGCTCGACGAGCTCGCCTATCTCCTCGACCAGCACGGCGACATCGGCAAAGTGCTGCGCGCCGGGGACGCCACGTCGGCTTTGCGTGAACTCAACCGCTGCAACGTCGACGCGATCTTCCTCGACATCAACATGCCCGGACTGTCCGGCATCGAGCTCGCCGGTGTGCTCGCCAATTTCTCGCACCGGCCGTCCATCGTGTTCGTCACGGCCCACGACGACAAGGCCGTCGCGGCATTCGACGTCGGCGCGCTGGATTACCTGCTCAAGCCGATCCGTCAGGACCGCCTCGACGAGGCGGTGCGACGCGTGCTGACGGCGCGGGTCACCGAACCCACCGCTCTGCCTGACGACGACGTGATTCCCGCCGAACTGGGCGGCGTCACGCACCTGGTCCCACGGGACACCATCGGTTGGGTGGAGGCCGAGGGGGACTACGCACGGCTGCACTCGGTATCGGGGTCCCACCTGGTTCGCATTCCGCTGAGCACCCTCGAAAGTCGTTGGCGCGACAAGGGTTTCCACCGAGTGCACCGTTCCTATCTGGTGGCGCTACGACTGGTCACCGGGCTGCGCAACAGCGACGGCGGCGTGCTGGTACGCCTGCGCGCCAACGGTGCGTCACCGGCGGTCGAGCTGCCCGTCAGCCGGCGACAGGCCCGCGAACTGCGCGACCGCGTCGTCCGCGACCCGATGCGGAATCTCAAACCCGATGACTAG
- a CDS encoding cation acetate symporter, with amino-acid sequence MTGSPLTAAALLAAVIATVAIGIYGVRFSRTTSDFLVASRTVGPQWNAAAISGEYLSAASFLGVAGLIAKYGADALWYPVGFTAGYLGLLLFVAAPLRRTGAYTVPDFAEFRLGSARLRKVAMIVVVVVCIYYLVPQYQGAGLALKALLGLPVWVGPVVVGAIVISNVVAGGMRSITFVQAFQYWLKLTAIAIPALALLGLFVADRGDLGGPMPPTVTADTTVAIETDVVVRVPDPAGITVTGMLDGTPVDAQPIPAPGDHTLDAGTTLILAAGAATPVVAGTPSSGTEWIASGGGLGGDHPLYQVLSIIVATFLGTMGLPHVLVRFYTNPDGRAARRTALAVIALLSLFYLFPTLLGVFSRLYVPRILITGNADAAVLLAPSTAIGGAAGQLLAALVAAGAIAAFLATSSGLLVSIAGALATDVMRGRVRDFRVAAMVGGLIPIPLSLATTGELELSRSVGLAFAVAASTLCPLLVLGIWWRGLTAWGAACGLVVGGVLSGTAVTVAVAGGIDDDVLGGWPAVMIGYPAAVTVPLAFATMILVSRFGRTDPPADVAQIFARMHVPERLGMGVERVPRG; translated from the coding sequence ATGACCGGCTCGCCCCTGACGGCGGCCGCCCTACTCGCGGCGGTCATCGCGACCGTCGCCATCGGCATCTACGGAGTGCGGTTCTCCCGCACCACATCCGACTTCCTGGTCGCCTCACGCACCGTCGGCCCGCAATGGAACGCCGCCGCGATCTCCGGCGAATACCTCTCGGCCGCATCGTTCCTCGGCGTCGCCGGGCTGATCGCCAAATACGGCGCCGACGCGCTGTGGTATCCGGTCGGCTTCACCGCGGGATATCTCGGCCTGCTGCTGTTCGTCGCCGCGCCGCTGCGTCGCACCGGCGCCTATACGGTGCCCGACTTCGCCGAGTTCCGACTGGGCTCGGCGAGGCTGCGCAAGGTCGCCATGATCGTCGTCGTGGTGGTGTGCATCTACTACCTGGTGCCGCAGTATCAAGGTGCCGGCCTCGCGTTGAAAGCCCTTCTGGGTCTACCGGTTTGGGTGGGCCCAGTGGTGGTGGGCGCCATCGTCATCTCGAACGTTGTGGCCGGCGGTATGCGGTCGATCACGTTTGTCCAGGCGTTCCAATACTGGTTGAAACTGACCGCGATCGCGATACCCGCGCTCGCGCTGCTCGGCCTGTTCGTCGCCGACCGCGGCGACCTCGGCGGCCCGATGCCCCCGACGGTCACCGCGGACACCACGGTCGCGATCGAAACCGATGTGGTGGTTCGAGTCCCCGATCCAGCGGGCATCACGGTGACGGGCATGCTCGACGGCACACCCGTTGACGCCCAGCCGATCCCGGCGCCCGGCGATCACACCCTCGACGCGGGCACCACGCTGATTCTTGCCGCGGGCGCGGCGACACCTGTGGTGGCAGGCACACCCAGCAGCGGCACCGAGTGGATCGCGTCCGGCGGCGGGCTCGGCGGTGACCATCCGCTCTATCAGGTGCTGTCGATCATCGTCGCAACGTTTTTGGGCACCATGGGTTTACCGCATGTGCTCGTGCGGTTCTACACCAATCCCGACGGTCGCGCGGCCCGGCGTACAGCGCTGGCGGTCATAGCTCTGCTGTCGCTGTTCTATCTGTTTCCGACGCTGCTCGGGGTGTTCTCACGCCTCTACGTTCCGCGGATCCTGATCACCGGCAACGCCGACGCCGCGGTCCTTCTCGCGCCGTCGACCGCTATCGGCGGGGCGGCGGGGCAGTTACTTGCCGCTCTCGTCGCCGCCGGTGCCATCGCGGCGTTCCTTGCGACGTCGTCGGGGCTGCTGGTCAGCATCGCGGGCGCGTTGGCCACCGACGTGATGCGCGGCCGGGTGCGGGACTTCCGGGTGGCCGCGATGGTGGGCGGGCTGATCCCGATCCCGCTGTCACTGGCCACGACCGGCGAGCTGGAGTTGTCCCGCAGCGTCGGCCTGGCGTTCGCCGTCGCCGCGTCGACGCTGTGTCCGCTGCTGGTGCTCGGCATCTGGTGGCGGGGCCTGACCGCGTGGGGTGCCGCGTGCGGTCTGGTGGTCGGCGGCGTGCTGTCGGGCACCGCGGTCACGGTGGCGGTGGCGGGTGGGATCGACGACGACGTTCTGGGCGGCTGGCCCGCGGTGATGATCGGCTACCCCGCCGCGGTCACCGTTCCGCTGGCATTCGCAACAATGATCCTGGTCAGCCGGTTCGGACGCACCGATCCACCCGCTGATGTCGCACAGATCTTCGCCCGGATGCATGTACCGGAACGGCTTGGCATGGGTGTCGAGCGCGTGCCCCGGGGATGA
- a CDS encoding DUF485 domain-containing protein, which translates to MPTTDTAISGEQYLAVQASPEFQELRSRLRRFVFPMSALFLLWYTAYVILGAFANDFMAIKVWGNINVGIIVGLGQFVSTFVITAIYVRFANRELDPRAKAIRDELEGGVA; encoded by the coding sequence ATGCCGACAACAGACACCGCCATCAGCGGTGAGCAGTATCTGGCCGTTCAGGCCAGCCCGGAGTTTCAGGAACTTCGAAGCCGATTGCGCCGCTTCGTGTTCCCGATGAGCGCGCTTTTCCTGCTCTGGTACACCGCGTACGTGATCCTCGGCGCTTTCGCCAATGACTTCATGGCCATCAAGGTGTGGGGAAACATCAACGTTGGCATCATCGTCGGGCTCGGCCAGTTCGTATCGACCTTCGTCATCACCGCGATCTATGTCCGGTTCGCCAACCGGGAACTCGACCCGCGCGCCAAGGCGATCCGCGACGAGCTCGAGGGCGGTGTGGCATGA
- a CDS encoding solute symporter family protein, which yields MNHDTLTILAAEGTTVGSPVANIGIFGLFVAITLFIVIRASKKNATAAEFFTAGRSFTGPQNGIAISGDYLSAASFLGIAGAIAVYGYDGFLYSIGFLVAWLVALLLVAELLRNAGKFTMADVLSFRLKQRPVRMAAATTTLAVCLFYLLAQMAGAGGLVALLLNITSDIGQALVIAVVGLLMIAYVLIGGMKGTTWVQIIKAVLLIGGAAMMTVWVLAKFGLNFSEMLGAAQSAVSGSTSEAVAGRDVLAPGAQYGASLTSQINFISLALALVLGTAGLPHVLMRFYTVPTAKEARRSVVWAIVLIGAFYLFTLALGYGAAALVGPDAILEAPGGQNAAAPLLAFQLGGVVLLGIISAVAFATILAVVAGLTITAATSFAHDIYASVMKSHEVSESEQVRVSRITVVVIGILSIGLGILAAEQNIAFLVALAFAVAAAANLPTIIYSLYWPRFNTRGALWSMYGGLISTIVLIIFSPAVSGAKTAMLPNVDFAWFPLANPGIVSIPLAFILGIVGTLSSPDRGDPEINAEFEVRCLTGVGAEKAVAH from the coding sequence ATGAACCACGACACCCTGACCATCCTCGCCGCCGAGGGCACGACCGTCGGCAGTCCCGTTGCAAATATCGGCATCTTCGGTCTCTTCGTAGCGATCACGCTGTTCATCGTCATCCGCGCGAGCAAGAAGAACGCCACCGCCGCCGAATTCTTCACCGCGGGAAGGTCTTTCACCGGCCCGCAGAACGGCATCGCGATTTCCGGTGATTACCTGTCCGCCGCCAGCTTCCTCGGAATCGCGGGAGCTATCGCCGTCTACGGTTACGACGGCTTCCTGTACTCCATCGGCTTCCTGGTGGCATGGCTGGTCGCTCTGCTGTTGGTCGCCGAGTTGCTGCGCAACGCAGGCAAATTCACGATGGCTGACGTGCTGAGCTTCCGGCTCAAGCAGCGCCCGGTCCGGATGGCAGCCGCGACGACCACGTTGGCCGTGTGCCTGTTCTACCTGCTCGCCCAGATGGCGGGTGCGGGCGGTCTGGTGGCCCTGTTGCTCAACATCACCAGTGACATCGGTCAGGCGCTGGTCATTGCCGTCGTGGGTCTGCTGATGATCGCGTACGTGCTCATCGGTGGCATGAAGGGCACGACCTGGGTGCAGATCATCAAGGCGGTCCTGCTGATCGGCGGTGCGGCCATGATGACGGTTTGGGTGCTGGCCAAGTTCGGCCTGAACTTCTCCGAGATGCTCGGCGCCGCCCAGTCCGCGGTCTCGGGCTCCACGAGCGAAGCCGTCGCCGGTCGCGACGTGCTGGCACCGGGCGCCCAATACGGTGCCTCGCTGACGTCGCAGATCAACTTCATCTCGCTGGCGCTGGCGCTGGTGCTCGGCACGGCCGGTCTTCCCCATGTGCTGATGCGCTTCTACACCGTGCCGACCGCCAAGGAGGCGCGCCGCTCGGTGGTGTGGGCGATCGTGCTCATCGGCGCGTTCTACCTGTTCACCCTCGCACTGGGTTACGGGGCCGCGGCCCTCGTCGGACCCGACGCGATCCTGGAGGCGCCCGGCGGGCAGAACGCCGCCGCACCGCTGTTGGCCTTCCAACTCGGCGGCGTGGTGCTGCTCGGCATCATCTCGGCCGTCGCGTTCGCGACGATCCTCGCGGTGGTCGCCGGCCTGACCATCACGGCCGCAACGTCATTCGCACACGACATCTACGCGAGCGTGATGAAGAGCCATGAGGTGAGCGAGAGCGAGCAGGTTCGGGTCTCCCGCATCACAGTGGTGGTGATCGGCATTCTGTCGATCGGCCTCGGCATCCTCGCCGCGGAGCAGAACATCGCGTTCCTGGTGGCGCTGGCGTTCGCGGTGGCCGCGGCGGCGAACCTGCCGACGATCATCTACTCGCTGTACTGGCCGCGGTTCAATACGCGCGGCGCGCTGTGGAGCATGTACGGCGGACTCATCTCGACGATTGTGCTGATCATCTTCTCGCCTGCGGTGTCCGGCGCGAAGACCGCGATGCTGCCAAACGTCGACTTCGCCTGGTTCCCGTTGGCGAACCCCGGCATCGTGTCGATTCCGCTGGCGTTCATCCTCGGCATCGTCGGCACCCTGAGTTCGCCGGATCGCGGCGACCCGGAGATCAACGCGGAGTTCGAGGTGCGGTGCCTGACGGGCGTCGGCGCCGAGAAGGCCGTCGCCCACTGA
- a CDS encoding MFS transporter produces the protein MVGTTLPTPMYSLYAEQMHFSVLTTTVVYATYAGGVLIALLVFGRWSDAIGRRPVLLAGVIFALTSAAVFLCADDVSLLLVGRVLSGLSAGVFTGTATAAVIEAAPPNWHTRAAAVATIANVGGLGAGPVVAGVLVQYAPHPLQLSFILHMALALLAGIAVLVVPETSQRVGSIGFQRLSVPAEVRSVFVIAGLAAFAGFSVTGLFMAVAPSFVADVVGIDNDALAGLVAASIFAASAVAQIGARGVAPQRAVAIGCAVLVVAMAIVVVALYLSSLTGLVAAGLVAGVGHGMTFSRGLAAVVERTPAARRAEVSSTYFVVAYVAISLPVVGEGLAAEAWGLRTAGVSFAVAVAILAGVCLAAILAQEARESRRASVDVVS, from the coding sequence ATGGTCGGCACCACGCTGCCGACGCCGATGTACTCGCTCTACGCCGAGCAGATGCACTTCTCGGTGCTGACGACCACGGTGGTGTACGCGACCTACGCGGGCGGTGTGCTTATCGCACTCCTGGTGTTCGGCCGCTGGTCCGATGCCATCGGCAGACGGCCCGTGCTGCTGGCGGGAGTGATCTTCGCGCTTACCAGTGCGGCGGTGTTCCTCTGCGCGGACGACGTGTCGCTGCTCTTGGTCGGCCGGGTGCTGTCCGGTTTGTCGGCGGGTGTCTTCACGGGGACGGCGACCGCCGCCGTCATCGAAGCCGCCCCACCCAACTGGCACACCAGAGCCGCCGCCGTCGCGACGATCGCCAATGTCGGCGGTCTGGGCGCCGGACCGGTGGTCGCCGGCGTGCTGGTGCAATACGCACCGCACCCATTGCAGCTGAGCTTCATCCTGCATATGGCGCTCGCACTGCTCGCGGGCATCGCGGTGCTGGTCGTCCCCGAGACTTCTCAGCGCGTGGGAAGCATCGGTTTCCAGCGGCTCTCCGTTCCAGCGGAGGTGCGTTCGGTGTTCGTCATCGCCGGACTTGCCGCGTTCGCGGGATTCTCGGTCACCGGCCTCTTCATGGCCGTCGCGCCGTCCTTCGTGGCCGACGTCGTCGGCATCGACAACGACGCGCTGGCCGGGCTCGTCGCGGCTTCGATCTTCGCCGCATCGGCGGTCGCGCAAATCGGCGCCAGGGGCGTCGCGCCGCAGCGCGCGGTCGCGATCGGCTGCGCAGTGCTGGTCGTAGCGATGGCGATTGTCGTTGTCGCGCTCTATTTGTCCTCGCTGACGGGACTGGTCGCGGCCGGCCTCGTCGCAGGCGTCGGACACGGTATGACGTTCAGCCGGGGGCTGGCAGCCGTCGTCGAACGCACACCGGCGGCGCGCCGGGCCGAGGTGAGCTCCACTTATTTCGTCGTCGCGTACGTGGCCATCTCCTTGCCGGTCGTCGGCGAGGGTCTGGCCGCTGAGGCCTGGGGACTGCGCACCGCCGGGGTGAGTTTCGCCGTCGCCGTCGCCATCCTGGCCGGCGTCTGTCTGGCCGCGATCCTGGCCCAGGAGGCCCGAGAGTCCCGGCGGGCCAGCGTCGACGTCGTGAGCTAG
- a CDS encoding DUF5302 domain-containing protein, translating into MPDAPEDDTKRKFREALERKKAKSAGGSDHKDKGAKQPRAHGPLESRREFRRKSG; encoded by the coding sequence ATGCCTGATGCACCGGAAGACGACACCAAACGCAAGTTCCGGGAAGCTCTGGAGCGGAAAAAGGCCAAGTCAGCCGGTGGTTCCGACCACAAAGACAAGGGCGCGAAGCAACCGCGGGCCCATGGGCCCCTCGAGAGTCGCCGCGAGTTCCGGCGCAAGAGCGGCTAG
- a CDS encoding PPOX class F420-dependent oxidoreductase: MGRHVLDDKLLALIGGNSLGVLATIKRDGRPQLSNVSYHFDPRSLTIQVSITEPRAKTRNLRRDPRASIHVSSDDGWSYAVAEGDATLTPPAASPDDETVEALIALYRSIAGEHPDWDDYRRAMVDDRRVVMTLPVSHVYGMPPGKR, from the coding sequence ATGGGACGTCATGTTCTCGACGACAAGCTGTTGGCGTTGATCGGTGGGAACTCACTGGGTGTCCTGGCCACGATCAAACGCGATGGCCGTCCGCAGTTGTCGAACGTGTCCTACCACTTCGACCCGCGCAGTCTGACGATCCAGGTGTCGATCACCGAACCGCGCGCGAAAACCCGCAATCTGCGGCGCGACCCGCGCGCCTCGATCCATGTCAGCTCCGACGACGGGTGGTCCTATGCCGTCGCCGAGGGCGACGCGACCCTCACCCCGCCGGCCGCTTCACCCGACGATGAGACCGTCGAGGCGCTGATTGCCTTGTACCGCAGTATCGCCGGTGAGCATCCCGACTGGGACGACTACCGGCGGGCGATGGTCGACGACAGGCGGGTCGTCATGACACTGCCGGTCTCGCACGTCTACGGCATGCCGCCCGGCAAGCGGTAA
- a CDS encoding class I SAM-dependent methyltransferase produces the protein MTVSGEVLDGVSATTLWTLHNRGTEAKRSDGVIRDPWAVTLIDAISYDYRKFGKPNQSHGLRAVAFDAAASDYLRTHPKASVVALAEGLQTSFWRLQRAGVADQLTWYSVDLPPVMALREKLLPTDERIVPLPQSALDLSWMDRIDDSHGVFITAEGLLMYLEPDDALGLIRACAARFPGGQMMFDSIPHWLSRRTLKGLKLSDRYTTPPMPFSLSPDEALALAGRIPGVRAAHDRAQPTGRGLAWKLAAWPFLDRFGFYRRNRPSYTLLQF, from the coding sequence ATGACGGTCAGTGGAGAAGTTCTCGACGGGGTTTCGGCCACCACGCTGTGGACCCTGCACAACCGCGGCACCGAAGCCAAGCGCTCCGACGGGGTGATCCGCGACCCGTGGGCGGTCACGCTGATCGACGCGATCTCCTATGACTACCGCAAGTTCGGCAAACCCAACCAGTCGCATGGGTTACGGGCGGTCGCCTTCGACGCCGCCGCGAGCGACTATCTGCGCACGCATCCAAAAGCGTCGGTGGTGGCGCTCGCCGAAGGTCTGCAGACCAGCTTCTGGCGGCTGCAACGCGCTGGCGTTGCCGACCAATTGACCTGGTACTCAGTGGATCTTCCGCCCGTCATGGCGCTTCGGGAGAAGCTGCTGCCCACCGACGAGCGGATCGTGCCACTGCCCCAGTCGGCGCTGGACCTGAGCTGGATGGACCGCATCGACGACTCGCACGGGGTGTTCATCACCGCCGAGGGGCTGCTGATGTATCTCGAGCCGGACGACGCGCTGGGCCTCATCCGCGCCTGCGCGGCCCGGTTCCCCGGCGGTCAAATGATGTTCGACTCGATCCCGCACTGGCTTTCCCGGCGCACACTCAAAGGGCTCAAGCTGTCCGACCGCTACACCACCCCGCCGATGCCGTTCTCCCTGTCCCCAGACGAGGCGCTCGCACTGGCCGGCCGCATTCCGGGTGTGCGCGCCGCGCATGACAGGGCACAGCCCACGGGGCGGGGCCTCGCGTGGAAGCTGGCGGCCTGGCCATTCCTGGATCGCTTCGGCTTCTACCGGCGCAATCGCCCGAGCTACACGCTGCTGCAGTTCTAA
- a CDS encoding DUF1697 domain-containing protein produces the protein MTRYAGFLRGVNVGGVNLKMAEVAKAFEDAGFTNVKTILASGNVLLDSRSGVAAVRKKAEKALRDAFGYDAWVLAYDLKTVQEISEKFPFEREVDGYHSYVTFVTDSDILDELAALGEDAGPDEKIARGEGVIYWQVPSKATLDTTIGKTMGKKRYKSSTTTRNLRTVEKVLR, from the coding sequence ATGACCAGATATGCCGGATTTCTCCGCGGGGTGAACGTCGGCGGAGTGAACCTCAAGATGGCCGAGGTGGCCAAGGCATTCGAGGACGCCGGATTCACCAATGTGAAGACCATCCTCGCGAGTGGAAACGTGTTGCTGGACAGCCGTTCCGGGGTGGCCGCGGTCAGAAAGAAGGCCGAGAAGGCGCTGCGCGACGCGTTCGGCTACGACGCGTGGGTGCTGGCCTACGATCTGAAAACAGTGCAAGAGATCTCCGAGAAGTTCCCTTTCGAGCGTGAGGTCGACGGCTACCACTCCTACGTCACGTTCGTGACCGATTCCGACATCCTCGACGAACTCGCGGCCCTCGGCGAGGACGCGGGTCCCGACGAGAAGATCGCGCGCGGCGAGGGGGTCATCTACTGGCAGGTTCCCAGCAAGGCGACCCTGGACACCACGATCGGCAAGACCATGGGTAAGAAGCGCTACAAGTCGTCGACCACCACTCGCAACCTGCGCACAGTCGAGAAAGTTCTGCGATAG